In the genome of Clostridia bacterium, one region contains:
- a CDS encoding carbohydrate ABC transporter permease: MVSRFNPAKIITYFILTCVSFVILFPMYLTLVTPFKTMEESSASFVALPKTLNFDNFKKVIEMGNYLPAIKNSFIITVIATVIAILFNAMVAYFIVRNERKRFYKFIYFYFIIAMFIPFQVLMLPLIKTVSNYNMMSIPGLIFLYILFSFPNNIFLYGGFIKNIPLELEEAAIIDGCTRFGVFFRVVLPLLKTITATVAVLTVLWIWNDFLLPLLILSKDIDNYTLPLFQFNFTTKYTTDYNLAFASYLTALIPPIILYLFCQKYIINGISEGAIKG, encoded by the coding sequence ATGGTATCAAGATTTAACCCAGCTAAGATAATAACATACTTCATCCTTACATGTGTAAGCTTTGTTATTCTGTTCCCAATGTATCTTACACTAGTAACACCTTTTAAGACAATGGAGGAGTCTTCGGCATCCTTTGTTGCTTTGCCTAAAACACTAAACTTTGACAATTTCAAAAAAGTAATTGAGATGGGTAATTATCTGCCGGCTATTAAAAATTCATTTATTATAACTGTAATAGCAACAGTTATTGCAATACTTTTTAATGCGATGGTAGCTTATTTCATTGTAAGGAATGAACGTAAGCGTTTTTATAAATTTATATACTTCTATTTTATTATCGCTATGTTCATTCCGTTCCAGGTATTAATGCTTCCTTTGATTAAAACAGTGTCAAACTACAATATGATGAGTATACCCGGATTGATATTTCTATATATTCTGTTTAGTTTTCCAAATAACATATTTTTATACGGTGGTTTCATTAAAAACATACCTCTGGAATTGGAAGAAGCAGCAATTATTGATGGTTGTACGCGTTTCGGAGTATTTTTCAGGGTAGTACTTCCTTTGCTGAAAACCATAACAGCAACTGTGGCAGTTCTGACTGTTTTGTGGATATGGAATGACTTTTTATTGCCACTGCTTATTTTGAGCAAGGATATAGATAATTATACACTACCTCTGTTTCAGTTCAACTTTACAACAAAGTATACTACCGATTATAACCTTGCGTTTGCTTCATATTTGACTGCACTGATTCCACCAATCATTTTGTATCTGTTCTGCCAGAAGTATATAATAAACGGAATATCTGAAGGTGCTATCAAAGGCTGA
- a CDS encoding histidine kinase encodes MLKKGPSLKLQYELILAFCTIIIIPLIFVVFIHSKQISKTTEAQFVQFMQQVTDQMNKNIEKSIRDIDRMQFFYIYDTDLLKIIKRKKPSKEAYDKEYYDNNFKITNYMNTAMAINENIMSVFVHTAEGYEYGVPDFAPETNPFIEQKAKLEAHAHNAPRDLFMMLIGHYNYVSSVKDVITIGRACHDPYTHKYLGYIATNISYRIFEKLFENINSDNRMSVFVHNGSKILYHSEKNNVKEEDLKEVINLTFEKNSVFKSEITGSKYLLVSSYSDYAGLTVVEYVPMTLINQSAAKNSGDYWKVTLLIVALAIVLSANIAYRISKPVSKLEKAMAAFKKSKEFNTIINKANTRELWSLTESYNATVKAAKEWLEKEQQYLKNKRKLELLTLELQINPHFLYNTLGLISSKAYTNEQPEIVEVTKNLSELLRFNLKEKQMITLEEELEQVKRYIQIQKLGLSQEFIVVFDVDSRFNSQKILKATIQPLIENIIVHGFGKNHKYGLLKISAVEEDGDLIIAVTDNGTGMDEIQVKEINSQLRQPIDSYLLSEEKKHIGLKNVHYRIWQQFGEKYGLSIESIKNIGTTAYIRIPLEVEECEA; translated from the coding sequence ATGCTGAAAAAAGGTCCTTCTCTTAAATTGCAATATGAATTGATCCTGGCATTTTGTACTATAATAATCATCCCATTGATTTTTGTTGTTTTCATCCACAGTAAACAGATATCAAAAACAACAGAGGCTCAATTCGTGCAGTTCATGCAGCAGGTAACCGATCAGATGAATAAAAATATAGAAAAATCTATTCGCGATATAGACAGGATGCAGTTCTTCTATATATATGATACAGATCTGCTAAAAATTATCAAACGCAAGAAACCTTCAAAAGAAGCATACGACAAGGAGTACTATGATAATAATTTCAAAATAACAAATTACATGAATACTGCTATGGCTATAAATGAGAACATAATGTCGGTATTTGTACATACTGCGGAAGGTTATGAATACGGTGTGCCTGATTTTGCGCCTGAAACCAATCCTTTCATTGAGCAAAAAGCCAAACTTGAAGCCCATGCTCATAATGCCCCCAGGGATTTATTCATGATGCTTATAGGACATTATAATTATGTAAGCTCGGTAAAAGATGTAATAACTATCGGAAGAGCGTGTCATGATCCTTATACGCACAAGTATCTAGGGTATATCGCTACAAATATCAGCTACAGAATTTTTGAAAAGCTCTTTGAAAATATAAATTCAGATAACCGTATGAGTGTTTTTGTCCATAACGGTAGTAAGATTCTTTACCATTCAGAAAAAAATAATGTTAAGGAAGAAGATCTTAAGGAAGTTATTAATCTGACCTTTGAAAAGAATTCTGTTTTCAAATCTGAAATAACAGGCAGTAAGTATCTGCTGGTATCAAGTTATTCTGATTATGCGGGGCTTACTGTTGTAGAATATGTTCCGATGACACTTATCAATCAAAGTGCTGCAAAAAATTCAGGGGATTATTGGAAAGTTACACTACTGATAGTTGCTTTAGCAATAGTTTTGAGCGCAAATATTGCCTACCGTATATCAAAACCGGTATCCAAGCTGGAAAAAGCAATGGCAGCTTTTAAAAAGAGCAAGGAATTCAATACCATAATCAATAAAGCCAATACAAGAGAATTATGGTCTCTCACGGAATCATACAATGCAACGGTCAAAGCTGCAAAGGAATGGCTTGAGAAAGAACAGCAGTACCTGAAAAACAAAAGGAAGCTTGAGCTATTGACGCTGGAACTTCAGATAAATCCTCATTTTCTTTATAATACCCTTGGACTTATAAGCTCAAAAGCATATACAAATGAACAGCCGGAAATAGTAGAAGTTACAAAGAATCTTAGTGAACTGCTGAGGTTTAATCTGAAGGAAAAGCAGATGATTACTCTTGAGGAGGAGTTAGAGCAGGTAAAAAGATATATACAGATACAAAAGCTGGGACTATCTCAGGAGTTTATAGTTGTTTTTGACGTAGATAGCAGGTTCAACAGTCAAAAGATTTTGAAGGCTACCATACAACCTCTGATTGAAAACATTATCGTTCATGGGTTCGGCAAAAATCATAAATACGGTTTATTGAAAATCAGTGCTGTCGAAGAAGACGGTGATTTGATTATTGCTGTTACAGATAACGGAACAGGCATGGATGAAATACAAGTAAAAGAGATAAACTCTCAGCTGCGGCAGCCTATCGACTCTTATCTGCTGTCGGAAGAAAAAAAGCATATAGGGTTAAAGAATGTTCACTATAGAATCTGGCAGCAATTTGGAGAAAAATATGGACTCAGTATTGAAAGTATAAAAAATATCGGTACAACTGCTTATATCAGGATTCCTTTAGAGGTGGAGGAGTGTGAAGCTTAA